The Argentina anserina chromosome 3, drPotAnse1.1, whole genome shotgun sequence genome includes a region encoding these proteins:
- the LOC126787853 gene encoding uncharacterized protein LOC126787853 has protein sequence MDGSGLGAGFLSGPSGTLDLESSIPRHQEKQLGHPVLALHQHHRNVMSGVGVDHRPVGLVEVKGSIGRGASMNIAKGKAVVPFSPSNAYNLSEEDEPSYTEDGNGDNGEGAKGKKGSTWQRMKWTDRVVRLLISVVALVGDDGVEGGEGLKRKSAALQKKGKWKTVSKIMMSKGCHVSPQQCEDKFNDLNKRYKRLNDILGRGTSCRVVENPTLMDSMPHLSAKAKDDVRKILSSKQLFYKEMCAYHNGQWIPGCHELDLHGQPLPPGRCSTDNNVSEEEVVEEHHDTEDDESDDEDASGSDRDRMGRMGKRSSEEDDQLWQHVSLDTFEVEMAEALQDPTKSLWERREWINKQKLRLQQQRVSCEAEDLELEKQRYKWLRYRCKKDRELERLRLENERMKLENEKRVLQLRQKELEIDVRRSKASAEPSVGIDRLLGRDLDLGKHQ, from the coding sequence ATGGATGGTTCAGGTTTGGGGGCTGGATTTTTGTCTGGTCCCAGTGGGACACTAGACCTTGAATCTTCGATTCCCAGACACCAGGAGAAGCAATTGGGTCATCCAGTGTTGGCACTTCATCAACATCATAGAAATGTGATGAGTGGCGTTGGAGTAGATCACCGCCCTGTAGGGCTTGTAGAGGTGAAAGGGTCGATAGGAAGAGGTGCTTCGATGAATATTGCCAAAGGGAAGGCAGTTGTGCCTTTTAGTCCCAGTAATGCTTACAATTTGAGTGAAGAAGATGAGCCAAGTTATACTGAAGATGGGAATGGTGATAATGGTGAAGGAGCCAAAGGTAAAAAGGGATCCACATGGCAGCGAATGAAATGGACAGATAGAGTGGTTAGGCTTCTTATATCAGTGGTTGCTCTTGTGGGTGATGATGGTGTTGAAGGTGGTGAAGGCCTCAAGAGGAAATCTGCAGCTTTACAGAAAAAGGGTAAGTGGAAGACTGTGTCAAAGATAATGATGAGTAAAGGTTGTCATGTATCACCTCAGCAGTGTGAGGACAAGTTTAATGATTTGAACAAGAGGTATAAGAGGTTAAATGATATTCTTGGGAGGGGAACTAGTTGTAGAGTGGTGGAGAATCCTACCCTTATGGACTCAATGCCCCATCTCTCTGCCAAGGCGAAGGATGATGTTAGAAAGATATTGAGCTCAAAACAGTTGTTTTATAAAGAAATGTGTGCTTATCATAATGGACAGTGGATACCTGGTTGTCATGAACTTGACCTCCATGGTCAGCCTTTACCTCCCGGGAGATGCTCAACAGACAATAATGTCTCCGAAGAAGAAGTGGTTGAAGAACACCATGACACCGAGGATGATGAATCAGATGATGAAGATGCCAGTGGCAGTGATAGGGATCGGATGGGTAGAATGGGCAAGAGGTCTAGTGAAGAGGATGACCAACTCTGGCAACATGTTTCTCTGGATACTTTTGAAGTTGAAATGGCTGAGGCTCTTCAGGACCCGACAAAATCTCTATGGGAGCGAAGAGAGTGGATCAACAAACAGAAGTTGCGACTCCAACAGCAAAGAGTCAGCTGCGAGGCTGAAGATTTGGAGCTTGAGAAGCAGAGGTATAAATGGCTAAGGTACCGTTGCAAGAAAGATAGGGAACTGGAGAGGTTGAGGCTGGAGAATGAGAGAATGAAATTAGAGAATGAGAAAAGGGTACTGCAACTGAGACAGAAAGAACTTGAAATAGATGTGAGGAGGTCAAAAGCTTCTGCAGAACCTTCTGTTGGTATTGACAGATTGTTAGGAAGAGATCTCGACTTGGGCAAACATCAATAG
- the LOC126787856 gene encoding ADP,ATP carrier protein, mitochondrial-like → MADRHQSPTVMQKFAGQLHLGSTLSQDIHCQSHYGGFQRPNLNQRHFAHGNYSNAALQYPMNHACGVTDQPLISYPTSPLLIQAPQEKGFAGFAIDFLMGGVSAAVSKTAAAPIERVKLLIQNQDEMLKAGRLSEPYKGIGECFSRTMKEEGMVSLWRGNTANVIRYFPTQALNFAFKDYFKKLFNFKKDRDGYWKWFAGNLASGGAAGASSLFFVYSLDYARTRLANDAKAAKKGGGGRQFNGLVDVYKKTLASDGIAGLYRGFNISCVGIIVYRGLYFGMYDSLKPVLLTGKLQDSFFASFALGWVITNGAGLASYPIDTIRRRMMMTSGEAVKYKGSLDCFNQVLKNEGAKSLFKGAGANILRAIAGAGVLAGYDKLQVLVLGKKYGSGGA, encoded by the exons ATGGCTGATAGGCACCAGAGCCCAACTGTTATGCAAAAGTTTGCTGGTCAGCTACATCTTGGCTCCACCCTTTCTCAAGATATCCACTGCCAGAGCCACTATGGCGGCTTCCAGAGGCCTAATCTCAATCAAAGGCATTTTGCACATGGAAATTATTCTAATGCCGCATTACAGTATCCTATGAACCACGCGTGTGGAGTGACTGATCAGCCATTGATCAGTTATCCTACCTCACCTCTGCTTATCCAAGCCCCGCAAGAAAAAGGATTTGCCGGCTTCGCCATTGATTTCCTGATGGGTGGAGTTTCAGCAGCTGTATCCAAGACTGCTGCTGCTCCAATTGAGCGTGTAAAGCTGTTGATTCAAAACCAGGATGAGATGCTCAAGGCTGGCAGGCTCTCCGAACCATACAAGGGAATTGGGGAGTGTTTTAGCCGAACAATGAAAGAGGAGGGAATGGTGTCCTTGTGGAGAGGAAACACAGCTAATGTCATCCGTTACTTCCCAACTCAG GCCTTAAATTTTGCATTTAAAGATTACTTCAAGAAACTTTTCAACTTCAAAAAGGACAGGGATGGCTACTGGAAATGGTTTGCAGGAAACTTGGCATCTGGTGGTGCTGCTGGTGCctcttctttattttttgtttactcTTTAGATTATGCTCGAACCCGTCTTGCAAATGATGCAAAGGCTGCTAAGAAGGGAGGCGGTGGAAGACAATTCAATGGCCTGGTTGATGTCTACAAAAAGACTCTCGCATCAGATGGTATTGCTGGCCTTTACCGTGGTTTCAACATTTCTTGTGTTGGCATAATTGTGTACCGTGGTCTATACTTCGGAATGTATGACTCTTTGAAGCCTGTGCTCCTCACTGGAAAATTGCAG GATAGTTTCTTTGCTAGCTTTGCTCTTGGTTGGGTTATCACCAATGGTGCTGGTCTTGCATCTTACCCAATTGACACTATCCGTCGAAGGATGATGATGACTTCTGGTGAAGCCGTCAAGTACAAGGGCTCGCTTGATTGCTTCAATCAAGTCCTTAAAAATGAGGGTGCAAAGTCCCTCTTCAAGGGTGCTGGTGCCAATATTCTTCGTGCAATTGCAGGTGCTGGTGTGCTTGCAGGTTATGACAAGCTTCAGGTGCTTGTGCTTGGAAAGAAGTATGGTTCTGGTGGAGCTTAA
- the LOC126787278 gene encoding LOW QUALITY PROTEIN: pentatricopeptide repeat-containing protein At2g22410, mitochondrial-like (The sequence of the model RefSeq protein was modified relative to this genomic sequence to represent the inferred CDS: inserted 3 bases in 3 codons): protein MLSLRPPQRLIPTQLSHHLLSLSAHKWNSTHKSVQANPLLSLLESSKSMSHLKQIQTQMIISGFISDGLAASRLIAFCALSECRNLNYATQILRNVHNPNSFCWNVIIRGFSESGNPRGAVLMFMDMLRNGGPRPDNYTFPIVLGVCSGLLWKVMGRVILGLVFKVGLDCDRDCDRFVTNSTIHMFVTCRELGDARKVFDESAVRDLVSWNXLIHGDVRSGLAREALRVYEEMVVERVEPNRVTMIGVVSSXFEDLSLGRKFHRXFQENGVELTTSLANALMDMYAKCGDLEAVQALFDNMKEKTIVSWTTMVVGYAKHGLLEVAHRLLYSVPERNVMPWNAMISGYVQARRSKEALALFNEMRAMSVNPDEITMLCCLSACSQLGAVDVGIWVHHYIEKHGLLLNVALGTALVDMYAKCGNIKKALNIFSDMPGKNCFTWTSIICGLALKGHAQDAISYFEEMINTGLKPDEITFLGVLSACRHGGLVEEGRKYFSLMENKFSISPKLKHYSCMVDLLGRAGEQYWISQVFSLLSSPSV, encoded by the exons ATGTTGAGTCTTCGACCACCACAACGTTTGATTCCAACCCAACTTTCACACCATCTCCTTTCTCTCTCAGCTCACAAATGGAACTCCACTCACAAATCAGTTCAAGCAAACCCACTTCTCTCCCTACTAGAATCATCCAAATCCATGTCCCACTTGAAGCAAATCCAAACTCAGATGATCATTTCCGGCTTCATCTCAGACGGCCTCGCTGCCAGCCGCCTCATTGCCTTTTGTGCTCTTTCAGAGTGCCGAAATCTCAACTATGCTACCCAGATTTTACGCAATGTCCACAACCCAAACTCCTTCTGTTGGAATGTGATCATCCGAGGGTTTTCGGAGAGCGGAAACCCGAGAGGAGCTGTTTTAATGTTCATGGACATGTTGAGAAATGGAGGGCCGAGGCCGGATAACTATACTTTCCCGATAGTACTAGGAGTCTGCTCTGGTTTGCTATGGAAGGTTATGGGACGTGTGATACTTGGGCTTGTGTTCAAAGTTGGGTTGGATTGTGATAGGGATTGTGATAGATTTGTTACCAATTCGACGATTCATATGTTTGTGACATGCAGGGAGTTAGGGGATGCGAGGAAGGTGTTTGATGAAAGTGCTGTGAGAGATTTGGTGTCTTGGA TTTTGATTCATGGGGATGTAAGAAGTGGGTTGGCACGTGAGGCGTTGCGGGTTTATGAGGAAATGGTGGTGGAGAGGGTTGAGCCGAATCGAGTGACAATGATTGGGGTGGTGTCTT TGTTTGAGGACTTGAGCCTTGGGAGGAAGTTTCATC TGTTTCAAGAGAATGGAGTAGAGTTGACGACTTCTCTTGCCAATGCACTTATGGACATGTACGCCAAGTGTGGGGATCTTGAGGCAGTTCAAGCATTATTTGACAACATGAAAGAGAAGACTATCGTGTCATGGACAACGATGGTAGTGGGATATGCCAAACATGGGCTTTTGGAGGTTGCTCACCGCCTTTTGTACTCGGTACCAGAGAGGAATGTTATGCCATGGAATGCAATGATTAGTGGATATGTACAAGCTCGACGTAGCAAGGAGGCGTTGGCCCTGTTTAATGAAATGCGAGCTATGAGCGTAAATCCGGATGAAATAACCATGCTCTGCTGCTTATCTGCATGCTCACAACTTGGAGCAGTTGATGTTGGAATATGGGTTCACCACTATATTGAAAAACACGGTCTTCTGCTCAACGTTGCCCTAGGGACTGCCCTTGTTGACATGTATGCTAAGTGTGGGAACATCAAAAAAGCTCTCAATATTTTCTCGGACATGCCAGGAAAGAATTGTTTCACTTGGACATCCATAATTTGTGGTTTAGCCCTTAAAGGACATGCACAAGATGCTATATCGTACTTTGAAGAGATGATAAATACTGGATTGAAGCCCGATGAGATCACATTTCTTGGGGTATTATCTGCATGTCGCCATGGAGGTTTGGTTGAAGAAGGCCGAAAGTATTTCTCCTTGATGGAAAATAAATTCAGTATCTCCCCAAAACTTAAACATTACTCTTGCATGGTGGACCTTCTAGGTAGGGCTGGAGAGCAATATTGGATTTCTCAAGTCTTTTCCTTGCTATCCAGCCCATCAGTGTAG